The following proteins are co-located in the Phocoena phocoena chromosome 1, mPhoPho1.1, whole genome shotgun sequence genome:
- the EPHX4 gene encoding epoxide hydrolase 4 yields the protein MARLRDCLPRLMVTIRSLLFWSLVYCYCGLCASVYLLKLLWSIGKGPTQTFRRVAREHPPACLNDPSLGTHCYVRIKDSGLRFHYVAAGERGKPLMLLLHGFPEFWYSWRHQLREFKSEYRVVALDLRGYGETDAPIHRENYKLDCLITDIKDILDSLGYSKCVLIGHDWGGMIAWLIAICYPEMVMKLIVINFPHPNVFTEYILRHPAQLFKSSYYYFFQIPWFPEFMFSINDFKALKHLFTSHSTGIGRKGCRLTAEDLEAYIYVFSQPGALNGPINHYRNIFSCLPLKHHMVITPTLLLWGEKDAFMEAEMAEGTKIYVKNYFRLTILSEASHGLQQEQPDIVNKLIWTFLKEETRRKDWLFL from the exons ATGGCGAGGCTGCGGGATTGCCTCCCCCGCCTGATGGTCACGATCCGGTCCCTGCTCTTCTGGTCCCTGGTCTACTGCTACTGCGGGCTCTGCGCTTCCGTCTACCTGCTCAAACTTTTGTGGAGCATCGGCAAGGGACCCACGCAGACCTTCCGGAGGGTCGCCCGGGAACACCCTCCAGCGTGCTTGAACGACCCCTCTTTGGGTACCCACTGCTACGTGCGGATCAAG GATTCGGGGTTAAGATTTCATTATGTTGCCGCTGGAGAAAGAGGCAAACCACTTATGCTGCTGCTTCATGGATTTCCAGAATTCTG GTATTCTTGGCGTCACCAACTAAGGGAATTTAAAAGTGAATATAGAGTTGTAGCGTTGGACTTGAGAGGCTATGGAGAAACAGATGCTCCCATTCATCGAGAAAATTATAAATTGGACTGTCTAATTACAGATATAAAGGATATTTTAGACTCTTTAG GGTATAGCAAATGTGTTCTTATTGGCCATGACTGGGGAGGCATGATTGCTTGGCTAATTGCCATCTGTTATCCTGAAATGGTGATGAAGCTTATTGTTATTAACTTCCCTCATCCAAATGTATTTACAG aatatattttacgACACCCTGCCCAGCTGTTCAAATCcagctattattatttcttccaaataCCATGGTTCCCAGAATTTATGTTTTCCATAAATGATTTCAAG GCTTTGAAACATCTGTTTACTAGTCACAGCACTGGCATTGGAAGAAAAGGATGTCGATTAACAGCAGAAGATCTTGAAgcttatatttatgttttttctcaACCTGGAGCATTAAATGGTCCAATTAACCATTACCGAAATATCTTCAG ctGCCTGCCTCTCAAGCATCACATGGTGATCACTCCAACACTACTACTGTGGGGAGAGAAAGACGCATTTATGGAGGCTGAGATGGCTGAAGGCACGAAGATTTACGTTAAGAACTATTTCAGGCTAACTATTTTGTCAGAGGCCAGTCACGGGCTCCAGCAAGAGCAACCTGACATAGTGAACAAATTGATATGGACATttctaaaagaagaaacaaggagAAAAGACTGGCTTTTTCTGTGA
- the LOC136131943 gene encoding LOW QUALITY PROTEIN: lysophosphatidylcholine acyltransferase 2B-like (The sequence of the model RefSeq protein was modified relative to this genomic sequence to represent the inferred CDS: inserted 1 base in 1 codon; substituted 2 bases at 2 genomic stop codons) produces MAQPTSDSEAAVLESTLSQDTSKSLYPPAVDNPFTQQTHISAWRWAYIVLMGAVLVPVRVSYIAVLFIFLWPVAALSTVSRRARPTKPYRSWRRRLVQPTLKFLFQVTFFPAGFLVKVKGIKATRDEARIFVAAPHSSFFDAVACVVAGFPSVVSASQNVRIPVAGKFLLSTQPVPVTXDDPNSRKNTREEILRSVTSDRKWPQILIFLEGVCTNRSCLVXFKLGAFSPGVPVQPVLLRXPNTLDTVTWTWQGFTGFQTCILTLSQLFTRVEVEFMPVYIPNDREKKDPVLFANTVRIVMANALGVPVTDHTYEDGRLMISAGNLRLPMEGGLVEFTKISQKLKLDWDNIHQCLDECATIAAASKGGKIGITELANYVKLPISEPLRQLFALFDRNNDGSIDFREYVIGLTVLCNPANTEKILHMSFKLFDLDSDGFITEQELAAILRAAFGVPNLDVSRLFREIAGQNSEYISYRTFKNFALKHPGYAKLFSSYLDLQAAYIYSLPQQVQV; encoded by the exons ATGGCACAGCCCACCTCGGACTCCGAGGCTGCGGTGTTGGAATCCACCCTCAGCCAAGACACAAGCAAGTCCCTGTACCCACCGGCCGTGGACAACCCCTTCACGCAGCAGACGCACATCAGCGCGTGGCGCTGGGCCTACATCGTCCTCATGGGGGCTGTGCTGGTGCCGGTGCGCGTGTCCTACATCGCCGTCCTCTTCATCTTCCTCTGGCCGGTGGCTGCGCTTTCCACCGTAAGTCGTCGTGCTCGACCAACCAAGCCCTACAGGAGTTGGAGAAGAAGACTGGTGCAGCCAACTCTCAAGTTCTTGTTTCAGGTGACTTTTTTTCCAGCAGGGTTCCTGGTTAAAGTGAAAGGGATAAAGGCAACCCGAGACGAGGCCCGCATCTTCGTTGCAGCACCGCACTCCAGTTTCTTTGACGCAGTCGCCTGTGTCGTAGCAGGGTTCCCCTCGGTGGTCTCTGCGAGTCAAAATGTGCGTATCCCCGTGGCTGGGAAATTCTTACTGTCAACGCAGCCGGTGCCTGTGACCTGAGATGACCCCAATTCGAGGAAGAATACCCGGGAGGAAATCCTGAGGTCAGTGACATCTGATAGGAAGTGGCCACAGATCCTGATTTTCCTGGAAGGAGTGTGTACCAACCGCAGCTGTCTGG ACTTTAAACTAGGGGCCTTCTCTCCAGGTGTTCCTGTGCAGCCAGTGCTGCTCAGGTAGCCAAACACCCTGGACACCGTGACCTGGACCTGGCAGGGGTTTACAGGCTTCCAGACCTGTATATTGACCCTGAGTCAACTCTTCACCAGGGTAGAAGTTGAGTTTATGCCCGTTTATATCCCAAATGACCGAGAAAAAAAAGACCCCGTCCTTTTTGCCAATACAGTGAGGATCGTCATGGCCAATGCTCTTGGGGTGCCTGTGACAGATCACACTTATGAAGATGGCAGACTGATGATTTCTGCAGGTAACCTTCGACTACCCATGGAAGGCGGTTTGGTTGAATTTACAAAAATTAGCCAGAAATTAAAGTTAGATTGGGATAATATTCATCAGTGTTTGGATGAATGTGCTACAATTGCAGCTGCCTCAAAAGGAGGGAAGATAGGAATTACAGAGTTGGCGAATTATGTGAAACTCCCAATTTCAGAGCCCTTGAGACAACTTTTTGCCCTCTTTGACAGGAATAATGATGGCAGCATAGACTTCAGAGAGTATGTGATAGGTCTGACTGTCCTATGCAATCCTGCCAACACTGAAAAGATTCTGCACATGTCATTTAAGCTTTTTGATCTTGATAGTGATGGTTTCATAACCGAACAGGAGTTAGCTGCTATACTTCGGGCAGCTTTTGGAGTGCCAAATCTTGATGTTTCCAGACTCTTTCGGGAGATAGCTGGACAGAACTCAGAGTACATTTCATACAGGACCTTTAAGAACTTTGCCCTGAAGCATCCAGGATATGCCAAGTTATTTAGTTCATACTTAGACCTCCAGGCAGCCTATATATATTCATTACCACAGCAAGTACAGGTTTGA